The region ACAAGGATCCCCGCCTGGCCCACGACCCGACCGCTCACCTCGACCGCCTTATCGCCGTCAAGGACGCGCTGCGCGTCGTACCGGAGGCGCACCGGAAGGCTGTCTTCCTCATCGATATCATGGGCATGTCCCTGCAGTCCGCCGCCGACACCTGCGGCGTCCAGCCCGGCACCATGAAGTCGCGCCGCGCCCGAGCTCGCGCCATGATGCTCGAGCACATGGAAGAGGTCTGTTAGCTCCTCGCTGGGGACTCGCACCACATTCCAGGATTTTGACCATCCCCGAGGCGTTTCCCCAGGTCGCGTGCTTCGCGTGGGGGAATTTGGTGTCCAGGAAACGGGGCGAGTGACAAAAGACGCAATTCGAAAAAACGCGACCTACATACCTGCAGGTCGCAAAAGGGCTAGGCAACAAGGGGTGTGTCTTTTGGCACTGGGTCCCATCAAGGAGACACCAAATTCCTGCTTTCCAGCAGGACGCTCGGCGTTTCCCCAGGTCGCCAACCCCTCAAGCGGGAATCTGGTGCGCATGCCAAAAGCACACGTCTGGAACAAACAGTAGACTGGCTACGTTTACACCCCTGACAGAGCAAATCTACGAGGAGTTTCCATGACCAACGAGGCCAGCGAACAAACAGAACAAATTCATGACGTGATTATTGTCGGCTCGGGCCCGGCGGGGTACACGGCAGCGCTGTACGCGGCGCGTGCGGAGCTGAACCCGTTGGTGTTTGAGGGTTACGAGTACGGCGGCGAGCTGATGAACACCACTGAGGTCGAGAACTTCCCTGGCTTCAAAGATGGAGTGATGGGCCCGGATCTGATGATGCAGATGCGCGATCAGGCGGAGAAGTTCGGCGCGCGCCTGGAGTCGGAGCTGGTGGACAAGGTTGATCTCAGCGGTGACGTGAAGAAGGTGTTCGTGGGGGATGACGTCTACCAGGCCCGCGCGGCCATTCTCGCTACTGGTGCGGCACCGCGTCACCTGGGCATTCCGGGTGAGGCTGAGCTGACGGGTCGCGGTGTGTCCACGTGCGCGACCTGTGACGGCTTCTTCTTCAAGGATCAGCACATTGCCGTTGTCGGTGGTGGGGATTCGGCGATGGAGGAAGCGACGTTTTTGACCAAGTTTGGGTCGAAGGTCTCCATTATTCACCGTTCGGAGAACTTCCGCGCGTCGCAGATTATGTTGGAGCGCGCCCGGGCGAAT is a window of Corynebacterium pseudogenitalium DNA encoding:
- the trxB gene encoding thioredoxin-disulfide reductase — protein: MTNEASEQTEQIHDVIIVGSGPAGYTAALYAARAELNPLVFEGYEYGGELMNTTEVENFPGFKDGVMGPDLMMQMRDQAEKFGARLESELVDKVDLSGDVKKVFVGDDVYQARAAILATGAAPRHLGIPGEAELTGRGVSTCATCDGFFFKDQHIAVVGGGDSAMEEATFLTKFGSKVSIIHRSENFRASQIMLERARANEKIEFITHSVVEEVVEKDGKVGGLKVRNVQSGEESVLDATALFVAIGHDPRSAFLEGQVATDEGGYVLVDAPSTRTNVPGVFACGDLVDNHYRQAITAAGSGCRAALDAQHFLAAL